Proteins from one Romboutsia sp. CE17 genomic window:
- a CDS encoding pentapeptide repeat-containing protein, with the protein MKNIKIQSPKLSKDLSTQIDIIKTIYDYETVEDALIEEIKIQDIYDVNIRFNSCLFRNVVFENCDFRKIDMVDVVFENCDLSNINFSDSGIYRVEFINCKLTGSIFNDCILKSVVFKDCLSRYSNFAFSKFKALKLKGADFSYSVFQEIENEGIIIDEVNLEKTVFSGTSLKNIDFTNSNIEGIEVRLQDVQGAIFSVGQALELTKLLGIIVK; encoded by the coding sequence ATGAAGAACATAAAAATTCAATCTCCTAAACTATCTAAGGACCTAAGTACACAGATAGATATTATAAAGACTATATATGATTATGAAACAGTGGAAGATGCTTTAATTGAAGAAATAAAGATACAAGATATTTATGATGTGAATATAAGGTTTAATAGTTGTTTATTTAGAAATGTAGTATTTGAAAACTGCGATTTTAGAAAAATCGATATGGTAGATGTAGTATTTGAAAATTGTGATTTATCAAATATTAACTTTTCTGATAGTGGTATTTATAGAGTAGAGTTTATAAACTGCAAGCTAACAGGGAGTATTTTTAATGATTGCATATTAAAAAGTGTTGTATTTAAAGATTGCTTATCAAGGTACTCTAATTTTGCTTTTTCAAAATTTAAGGCATTGAAACTTAAAGGGGCTGATTTTAGTTACTCAGTTTTTCAAGAAATAGAAAATGAAGGAATTATTATTGATGAAGTTAACTTAGAAAAAACTGTATTTAGTGGAACTTCTCTAAAGAATATTGATTTTACTAATAGTAATATAGAAGGAATAGAAGTAAGGCTACAAGATGTTCAGGGAGCAATATTTTCTGTAGGACAAGCCTTAGAATTAACAAAGTTATTAGGAATAATTGTAAAATAA
- a CDS encoding dihydrofolate reductase: MIKIIVAVDENGAIGRNNDLLFHIKDDLKNFKILTTNNTVVMGRNTWESLPIKPLPNRENIVLTTTENELSGAKVLHSFEELEVYLKCYDKDVYIMGGSSIYNQIMEKGLVDEAHVTFVKEVVEDADTFISIKKLKELLPREKYITTFEQGNIKADYIILSK; encoded by the coding sequence ATGATAAAAATTATAGTAGCAGTAGATGAAAATGGTGCAATAGGAAGAAATAATGATCTTTTATTTCATATAAAGGATGATTTAAAAAACTTTAAGATTTTAACAACTAATAACACAGTTGTCATGGGAAGAAATACATGGGAATCTCTGCCTATTAAACCATTGCCAAATAGAGAAAATATAGTGCTTACAACTACTGAAAATGAACTTTCTGGAGCAAAAGTACTACATAGCTTTGAAGAATTAGAAGTCTACTTAAAATGCTATGATAAAGATGTTTATATAATGGGAGGATCATCTATCTATAATCAGATAATGGAAAAAGGTTTAGTAGATGAAGCACATGTTACATTTGTAAAAGAGGTTGTAGAAGACGCAGACACATTTATTTCTATAAAAAAATTAAAAGAATTATTGCCAAGGGAAAAGTATATTACTACTTTTGAGCAAGGAAATATAAAAGCCGATTATATAATTCTTAGTAAATAA